In the genome of Planctomycetota bacterium, the window TCATCCTCCGGTCTCCTCCGACGCGCCTCGCCCGAATCTTTCCGAAGGGCCCGTCGCTTCCTATACTAGCGGAAACCTTATCTTCATCCCGGAGGCCCGTCCATGAAGCGCTTGGTGCTCATCCGCCACGGCGAGAGCGTCTGGAACAAGGAAAACCGGTTCACCGGCTGGGTGGACGTCGGCCTGAGCGAACGCGGGCTGGCGGAAGCGGCCGAAGCGGGACGCATCCTGAAGAAGGAAGGCTTCGTCTTCGATCTCGCCTTCACCTCCCTCCTCAAGCGCGCGATCAAAACCCTCTGGGTCGTGCTCGAGGAGATGGACCTCATGTGGATCCCCGTGCACAAGGACTGGCGCCTCAACGAGCGCCACTACGGCGCGCTCCAGGGCCTCAACAAGGCGGAAACCGCGGCCCAGTACGGGGAGGAGCAGGTCAAGATCTGGCGCCGCAGCTACGACGTGCCGCCCCCGCCCCTCTCCAAGGACCATCCCCACTACCCCGGCCGCGACCCCCGCTACGCGGGACTCCAACCCGACGAAATCCCCCTGACCGAATGCCTCAAGGACACCGTCCGACGGTTCCTCCCGCTCTGGCACGACCGGATCGCCCCCGAGATCCGGCAGGGACGGCGCGTCGTGATCGCCGCCCACGGCAATTCCCTGCGCGCCCTGGTCAAGTACCTCGACGGAATCTCGGACCGTGACATCGTCGAGCTCAATATCCCCACGGGCATCCCGCTCGTCTACGAGCTCGACGACACGCTCAAGCCCCTGCGCCACTTCTACCTGGCGGACCCCGCGCGTCTGGCGCAGGCGCTCCAGGCGGTCGAAAAGCAGGGAAAGGCCGCCCCGGCCGGCCCCGCGTGACGCGCCCGCTACGCCAGCGCCTCCGCCTGCCGCAGATAGTGGATGCTCTGGCGAGCGATCGTTTCGGCGCCCGGACGGTAGTCGAACACCTCGACCGAGACGTAGCCGCCATAGCCGGCGTCCCTGAGGGCGCGCAGGATGGGCCGATGGTCCACCTCGCCCATGCCGGGGCCCAGAAGGTTCGGATCGTTGGCGTGGAAGTGCGCCA includes:
- the gpmA gene encoding 2,3-diphosphoglycerate-dependent phosphoglycerate mutase, encoding MKRLVLIRHGESVWNKENRFTGWVDVGLSERGLAEAAEAGRILKKEGFVFDLAFTSLLKRAIKTLWVVLEEMDLMWIPVHKDWRLNERHYGALQGLNKAETAAQYGEEQVKIWRRSYDVPPPPLSKDHPHYPGRDPRYAGLQPDEIPLTECLKDTVRRFLPLWHDRIAPEIRQGRRVVIAAHGNSLRALVKYLDGISDRDIVELNIPTGIPLVYELDDTLKPLRHFYLADPARLAQALQAVEKQGKAAPAGPA